A stretch of Colletotrichum lupini chromosome 2, complete sequence DNA encodes these proteins:
- a CDS encoding catalase → MHTTLLLASLGLATLSSAGCPFADPANIKARAEDGSRGHVSGYEIDDSTEDPYLTSDVGGPIEDQVSLKAGVRGSTLLEDFIFRQKITHFDHERVPERAVHARGAGAYGTFTSYGDYSNLTAASFLGATGKQTSTFVRFSTVAGSRGSADTARDVHGFATRFFTDEGNFDIVGNNIPVFFIQDAIQFPDLIHAVKPRGDNEIPQAATAHDSAWDFFSSQTTTLHTLFWAMAGYGIPRSYRHMDGFGVHTFRAVTDDGKSKLIKWHWKTQQGKASLVWEEAQIVSGKNADYHRQDLWDAIESGNGPEWELCVQVVDEEDTLKFGFDLLDPTKIIPEEIAPLQKLGKMKLDANPVNYFAETEQIMFQPGHIVRGIDFTEDPLLQGRIFSYLDTQINRHGGPNFEQLPINRPIGPVHNNNRDGAGQNFIHRNRNSYTPNTLNKGFPKQANQTQGNGFFTAPGRTNNGHLVREISDSFSDHWSQPRLFYNSLTPIEQQFVINAIRFETSHLESTEVKQNVLTQLNKISNDIANRVADALGMEHLQPDAQYYHNKTTQGLSIFGNKLPSIATLKVGVLASLSANGSVSQGKELKDAFAADGVLVTVIAEKLTDGVDMTYAQADATSFDGVIVARNADGLFNGNIKPSPLYPAGRPAQLVIDSYRWGKPVGSVSSALTKSATLGVKAGEGVYSGTDVNAVVNSFKEGLATFRFTDRFATD, encoded by the exons ATGCATACCACCCTCCTGCTGGCCAGTCTCGGCCTTGCTACCCTCTCTTCTGCCGGCTGTCCCTTTGCAGACCCCGCCAATATCAAAGCTCGAGCCGAAGATGGCTCTCGCGGCCATGTCTCCGGCTACGAGATCGACGACTCTACGGAGGATCCATACCTCACATCCGACGTCGGCGGCCCAATTGAGGACCAAGTCAGCTTGAAGGCCGGCGTCCGTGGCTCGACTCTATTGGAGGATTTCATCTTTCGCCAAAAGATTACACATTTCGACCACGAGAGG GTACCCGAACGAGCTGTCCACGCCCGCGGCGCCGGTGCCTACGGAACCTTTACGAGCTATGGCGACTACAGCAACCTCACAGCCGCTTCCTTCTTGGGCGCGACGGGGAAGCAAACATCAACGTTTGTGCGGTTCTCTACCGTTGCTGGATCAAGGGGAAGTGCGGACACGGCCAGAGATGTCCACGGCTTCGCCACTCGGTTCTTTACTGACGAGGGCAACTTTGACATTGTTGGAAACAATATTCCGGTGTTCTTTATCCAAGACGCGATTCAA TTCCCAGACTTAATTCATGCAGT AAAACCTCGCGGGGACAATGAAATCCCACAAGCTGCGACAGCCCATGATTCCGCATGGGACTTCTTCAGCTCTCAGACGACCACTCTTCACACCTTGTTCTGGGCTATGGCTGGCTACGGTATCCCGAGAAGTTACCGACACATG GATGGCTTTGGTGTGCACACTTTCCGCGCGGTCACGGACGACGGCAAGTCAAAGCTTATCAAGTGGCACTGGAAGACGCAACAAGGCAAGGCTAGCTTGGTCTGGGAGGAAGCCCAGATCGTTTCGGGCAAGAATGCCGACTATCATCGCCAGGACCTCTGGGATGCGATTGAATCTGGTAACGGACCTGAGTGGGAGCTCTGCGTACAAGTTGTCGACGAGGAGGATACCCTCAAGTTTGGATTTGATCTCCTAGACCCAACAAAGATCATTCCCGAGGAGATTGCGCCCCTCCAAAAGCTCGGCAAGATGAAGCTGGATGCCAACCCGGTCAATTACTTTGCCGAGACCGAACAGATCATG TTCCAACCCGGACATATTGTCAGAGGCATCGACTTCACAGAAGATCCTCTTCTGCAGGGCCGTATCTTTTCCTATCTCGATACTCAGATCAACCGCCACGGCGGTCCCAACTTTGAACAGTTGCCGATCAACCGTCCAATTGGCCCCGTACACAACAACAACCGAGACGGTGCTGGTCAGAACTTCATTCACCGCAACCGCAACTCCT ACACCCCGAACACTCTCAACAAGGGCTTCCCCAAGCAAGCCAACCAGACTCAGGGCAACGGTTTCTTCACCGCACCTGGCCGCACCAACAATGGCCACCTGGTCCGCGAAATCTCCGACAGCTTCTCGGATCACTGGTCTCAGCCGCGCCTCTTCTACAACTCCTTGACTCCTATCGAGCAGCAGTTCGTCATCAACGCCATTCGCTTTGAAACCAGCCACCTTGAATCCACCGAGGTCAAGCAGAACGTTCTCACACAGCTGAACAAGATCAGCAACGACATTGCCAACCGTGTCGCCGATGCACTAGGCATGGAACATCTGCAGCCCGATGCGCAGTACTACCACAACAAGACCACTCAGGGGCTATCCATCTTTGGAAACAAGCTGCCCTCGATCGCGACTCTGAAGGTCGGCGTCCTTGCCAGCCTGTCAGCTAATGGCTCCGTAAGCCAAGGCAAGGAGTTGAAGGATGCTTTCGCCGCTGATGGTGTCTTGGTAACTGTCATCGCTGAGAAGCTGACTGACGGAGTCGACATGACTTATGCCCAGGCTGATGCCACGTCATTCGACGGTGTCATTGTGGCACGTAATGCTGACGGTCTCTTCAATGGCAACATCAAGCCTTCTCCGTTGTACCCGGCCGGTAGACCTGCACAGCTTGTCATTGACTCTTACAGGTGGGGGAAGCCGGTGGGCAGCGTTAGTTCGGCTCTCACCAAGTCGGCAACGCTGGGCGTCAAGGCTGGCGAGGGTGTGTACTCTGGTACCGATGTAAACGCTGTCGTGAACAGCTTCAAGGAGGGCTTGGCGACATTCAGATTCACTGACCGTTTCGCAACGGACTAG
- a CDS encoding kelch repeat protein, which translates to MTAMLPAVPRAATFITRRSLRASTKLRSGESIAGQHRGSSRRSHFTANSSTIPIMVLRSWLAAFLAVGQLSSICSAQVDVPSVNNFRRRVFARASVIGNWVYYDGGEVSQVISGLSPQSQWRPSNPTNTTLSIDLTKSWTPEDVEIKETSKSAPKMMRQAIFTDNSSDSFYIWGGFTSYGAKIPDAKLWHFTPDGSGGGQWGTVLPHGNTAFTALTRSQGGAFVSTKDSGFYFGGFSDSGSDPNPNGPVPGFLQFNYTATDTAWTNNSDSVPYSDYGTLVGATAHYAPYGPNGLIMIFGGGSHVIGTGQSVDNVGYLSFSTIYFMDPVTKVWYTQQTSGNAPGPRMWHCTVGAQGPNNTYEIFMYGGSNIANKETFDEVYILSLPGFVWQKANYTSAAPRDTQSCVVAGQRQMITFGGVNRMANNANSTLFFNEEDSFRQGVGVFDLTALSWKDTYEPTAAAYDSPDVVKAWYNEGNLASVQYGSGVEALMNYGKSGSGSSSGSGSGSGSGSSTSSDSKSSNTGAIAGGVVGGVAGVALIGLAAFFLMRRRKHKKVPTEETGPNAVEAPGSAAYYDNNNNNNNNNNHNAGMQQHQQTAYSPGPAPSMTTAPSELQGEYRDHSPFSGSDVPPKMMQPPEMDAGEPRHYYAAELDGTEARK; encoded by the exons ATGACAGCCATGTTGCCAGCGGTTCCAA GGGCGGCGACCTTCATTACACGCCGTAGTCTGCGCGCATCGACCAAGTTGAGAAGCGGCGAGTCGATCGCGGGACAACACCGAGGATCATCGCGACGTTCGCATTTCACAGCGAATTCTTCGACCATACCCATCATGGTATTGCGATCATGGCTGGCGGCGTTCCTCGCCGTTGGACAGCTTTCTTCTATCTGTAGCGCGCAAGTGGATGTCCCCTCAGTCAACAACTTTCGCAGAAGAGTCTTTGCTCGAG CGTCGGTCATTGGCAATTGGGTCTATTACGATGGAGGTGAAGTATCACAGGTCATCAGCGGGTTGAGTCCCCAGTCACAATGGCGGCCCTCCAACCCGACAAACACGACGCTCTCAATCGACCTCACCAAATCATGGACGCCAGAGGACGTGGAAATCAAGGAAACCTCCAAGTCGGCTCCCAAAATGATGAGACAGGCCATCTTCACCGACAACTCGTCAGACTCCTTTTACATCTGGGGCGGCTTCACCTCCTACGGCGCCAAAATCCCAGACGCGAAACTCTGGCACTTCACCCCGgacggcagcggcggcggccaaTGGGGCACCGTCCTCCCCCACGGCAACACCGCCTTCACGGCCCTCACCCGCTCTCAGGGCGGCGCCTTTGTCAGCACCAAGGATTCCGGCTTCTACTTTGGAGGGTTCTCCGATTCCGGGTCCGACCCGAACCCCAACGGCCCCGTGCCGGGCTTTTTGCAGTTCAACTACACGGCGACGGACACGGCGTGGACGAACAACTCGGACAGCGTGCCCTACTCCGACTACGGCACCCTCGTGGGCGCCACGGCGCACTACGCGCCGTACGGGCCGAACGGTTTGATTATGATTTTCGGCGGAGGATCGCACGTCATCGGGACCGGCCAGAGCGTGGATAACGTCGGCTATCTCAGCTTCAGCACGATTTACTTCATGGACCCCGTCACCAAGGTGTGGTATACCCAACAGACGAGCGGCAACGCCCCGGGCCCACGCATGTGGCACTGCACCGTCGGAGCCCAGGGTCCCAACAACACATACGAGAT CTTCATGTACGGCGGCAGCAACATCGCCAACAAGGAAACTTTCGACGAGGTCTACATCCTCTCGCTCCCCGGCTTCGTCTGGCAAAAGGCAAACTACACCTCCGCGGCCCCGCGCGACACGCAGTCGTGCGTCGTCGCCGGCCAGCGCCAGATGATCACGTTCGGCGGCGTCAACAGGATGGCCAACAACGCCAACTCGACCCTCTTCTTCAACGAGGAGGATTCCTTCCGCCAGGGCGTCGGCGTTTTTGACCTCACGGCGCTGTCGTGGAAGGACACGTACGAGCCCACGGCCGCCGCGTACGATTCGCCCGACGTCGTCAAGGCTTGGTACAATGAGGG TAACCTCGCCAGCGTCCAGTACGGCTCGGGCGTCGAAGCTCTCATGAACTACGGCAAATCCGGATCAGGCTCGAGCTCAGGTTCAGGCTCCGGTTCCGGCTCCGGCTCCAGCACCAGCTCCGACTCGAAATCCTCCAACACGGGCGCCATCGCCGGCGGCGTGGTAGGCGGCGTAGCGGGCGTCGCCCTCATCGGCCTAGCCGCATTCTTCCTCATGAGGCGGCGGAAGCACAAGAAGGTCCCGACAGAAGAAACCGGTCCCAACGCCGTCGAAGCCCCGGGCTCGGCGGCCTACTAtgacaacaacaacaacaacaacaacaacaacaaccacAATGCCGGGATGCAGCAGCACCAGCAGACGGCCTACTCGCCGGGCCCCGCCCCGTCAATGACGACGGCGCCGTCGGAGCTCCAGGGGGAGTACAGGGACCACTCGCCGTTCTCGGGCAGCGACGTGCCGCCCAAGATGATGCAGCCTCCCGAGATGGATGCGGGGGAGCCGCGGCACTATTACGCGGCGGAGCTGGACGGGACGGAGGCGCGGAAGTGA
- a CDS encoding folate-binding protein YgfZ has protein sequence MNTVTRNATLTARKQLSATSFVCRTCRQQQQRRQYSSTNPTTPTPAPPSAGYAALPSRRLISVAGADAAKFLQGVITGNIASEAARARKTGFYAAFLNATGRVLHDVFIYPDLAGLGGSAAAAESEQAGTRFLIEVDANEAERLAKHIKRYKLRAKLTVRLLAADETTVWHAWNDSGKSITTDTALLDTITKDPRTPGLGYRVIQGGDAAAAPPGLALDLDVTTEDSYTIRRYLQGVAEGQDEVIREHALPQETNMDYMNGIDYHKGCYVGQELTIRTKHRGVVRKRILPCMIYDVDRAAPQTLQYRPEAADQDAANHGPEGGLPAESIPRETSIGRSGKKGRSAGKWLKGIGNVGLGLCRLEIMTDVVLLGETAASTFDPANEFLLKWGEGEGDGEQNNAVKIKAFVPEWLRNGLNEASG, from the coding sequence ATGAACACCGTAACCCGCAACGCGACGCTCACAGCGCGCAAGCAGCTGTCCGCCACATCCTTCGTCTGCCGCACCTGCCGCCAACAACAACAGCGCCGGCAATACTCGAGTACCAACCCGACGACTCCAACCCCGGCGCCCCCCTCCGCCGGCTACGCTGCCCTCCCCTCGCGCCGCCTCATCTCTGTAGCCGGCGCCGACGCCGCCAAGTTCCTCCAGGGCGTCATCACGGGCAACATCGCCTCCGAGGCCGCCCGCGCGCGAAAGACGGGCTTCTACGCCGCCTTCCTCAACGCCACGGGCCGCGTCCTGCACGATGTGTTCATATACCCAGACCTCGCGGGCCTCGGCGGCagcgcggcggcggcagagtCGGAGCAGGCCGGCACGCGGTTCCTCATCGAGGTGGACGCCAACGAGGCGGAGAGGCTGGCGAAGCACATCAAGCGGTACAAGCTGCGCGCCAAGCTTACCGTGCGCCTGCTCGCCGCGGACGAGACGACGGTGTGGCATGCTTGGAACGATAGCGGGAAGTCGATTACGACGGATACCGCGCTGCTGGACACAATCACCAAGGATCCGCGGACGCCTGGGTTGGGATATCGCGTGATACAGGGCGGGGACGCGGCCGCGGCACCGCCTGGGCTGGCACTGGATCTGGACGTCACGACAGAGGACAGCTACACCATCAGGCGGTACCTGCAGGGCGTCGCCGAGGGCCAGGACGAGGTCATCCGGGAGCACGCGCTGCCGCAGGAGACGAATATGGACTACATGAACGGGATCGACTATCACAAGGGATGCTACGTCGGGCAGGAGCTCACGATACGGACCAAGCACCGCGGCGTGGTGCGCAAGCGGATCCTGCCGTGCATGATTTACGACGTGGACAGGGCGGCGCCCCAGACGCTGCAGTACCGACCCGAGGCAGCGGACCAGGACGCCGCGAATCACGGGCCCGAGGGCGGCCTGCCCGCGGAATCGATCCCGCGCGAGACGAGCATCGGGAGGTCTGGCAAGAAGGGGCGGAGCGCGGGCAAGTGGCTCAAGGGCATCGGGAACGTCGGCCTGGGCCTGTGCCGGCTGGAGATCATGACGGACGTCGTCTTACTTGGCGAGACGGCCGCGTCCACCTTTGACCCCGCCAACGAGTTCTTGCTGAAGTggggcgagggcgaggggGACGGTGAGCAGAACAACGCTGTGAAGATCAAGGCCTTCGTGCCCGAGTGGTTGAGGAACGGGTTGAACGAGGCATCTGGGTAA